A genomic stretch from Candidatus Binatia bacterium includes:
- a CDS encoding PfkB family carbohydrate kinase, with the protein MSILVVGSVFFDSIETLHGKADRALGGAATYFAVAASFFAPVRMVAAVGEDFPSEEMEFLSGRGIDLAGLQQRPGLTGYWAGRYHEDMNQRDTLQLDLNVFADFRPQLPAGYRDTQYVFLANIDPRLQAMVLDQLPAPGLIGCDTMNHWISGSRSELEQLLGRVHVLVINDEEARLLSGERNVVRAARRLLAMGPRRVLIKRGEYGVIQFSANSVFAVPAFPLEEVFDPTGAGDSFAGGFMGELARSGDTSEAGLRRAIVYGSVVASFVVEDFGLNRLRTVTKDEIDHRYRQFVALTDIDGA; encoded by the coding sequence GTGAGTATCCTGGTCGTCGGTTCAGTCTTCTTTGACAGCATCGAAACGTTGCACGGTAAAGCCGACCGTGCACTCGGGGGCGCGGCAACGTACTTCGCGGTGGCCGCCAGCTTCTTTGCGCCGGTGCGTATGGTGGCCGCGGTGGGGGAGGACTTCCCTAGCGAGGAGATGGAGTTTCTCTCCGGGCGCGGTATCGATCTCGCCGGGCTGCAGCAGCGGCCCGGCCTCACCGGGTACTGGGCCGGTCGTTACCACGAGGACATGAACCAGCGCGATACGCTGCAGTTGGATCTCAACGTGTTCGCCGATTTCCGGCCGCAGTTGCCAGCGGGTTATCGCGACACGCAGTACGTCTTCTTGGCGAATATCGATCCCCGTCTGCAGGCGATGGTGCTGGATCAACTGCCGGCGCCGGGGCTGATCGGCTGTGACACGATGAACCACTGGATCAGCGGCTCGCGGAGCGAGTTGGAGCAGCTGCTCGGGCGCGTTCACGTCCTGGTGATCAATGACGAAGAGGCGCGGCTGTTGAGCGGCGAGCGCAACGTTGTGCGTGCGGCGCGACGATTGCTGGCCATGGGCCCACGCCGGGTACTGATCAAGCGTGGCGAATACGGCGTGATTCAGTTCTCGGCCAACTCGGTGTTTGCCGTTCCCGCCTTTCCCTTGGAGGAAGTCTTTGATCCGACGGGCGCGGGCGACAGCTTCGCCGGGGGCTTCATGGGAGAATTGGCGCGCTCCGGCGACACCTCGGAGGCGGGGCTGCGTCGCGCCATTGTCTACGGCAGTGTCGTCGCGTCTTTTGTTGTGGAGGATTTTGGCTTGAATCGTTTGCGCACGGTGACGAAAGACGAGATCGATCATCGCTACCGGCAGTTCGTCGCCTTGACCGACATCGACGGTGCCTGA
- a CDS encoding UDP-glucuronic acid decarboxylase family protein, which translates to MSRILITGGAGFIGSHLADRLLAQGHTVVALDNLFTGHARNISHLAGHDRFRFIKHDVTEYIYVEGKLDAILHLASLPSPVDYLREPIKTLKVGALGTHKALGLARAHGAKFLLASTSEVYGDPKVHPQPESYWGNVNPIGPRGVYDESKRFAEAMTMAYHRYHGIDTRICRIFNTYGPRMRPDDGRVVTNFIAQGLRGKPMTVYDDGSRTRSFCYVSDLVEGMVRLLESAEVEPVNLGNPIEMTVLEFAKRVHRLTGGRSEIVFVSPKDERTKDDPHIRQPDITRARQTLKWEPEVSLDEGLQRTIDYFRGLLGTEAL; encoded by the coding sequence ATGTCACGCATTCTGATCACCGGCGGTGCCGGCTTCATCGGCTCGCACCTGGCCGACCGCCTGCTGGCCCAGGGACACACGGTGGTGGCACTGGATAACCTGTTCACCGGCCATGCTCGCAACATCAGCCATCTTGCCGGTCACGACCGGTTTCGGTTCATCAAGCACGATGTGACTGAGTACATTTACGTTGAGGGCAAGCTGGATGCGATTCTGCACCTCGCCTCCCTGCCGAGCCCGGTCGACTATCTGCGCGAGCCGATCAAGACGCTGAAGGTCGGCGCGCTGGGTACCCACAAGGCCCTCGGCCTGGCCCGCGCCCACGGCGCCAAGTTCCTGCTGGCATCGACCTCGGAGGTCTACGGCGACCCCAAGGTCCACCCGCAGCCGGAATCCTACTGGGGGAACGTCAACCCCATTGGTCCGCGCGGCGTGTACGACGAATCGAAGCGCTTCGCCGAAGCCATGACCATGGCGTACCATCGCTACCACGGCATCGATACGCGGATCTGCCGCATCTTCAACACCTACGGCCCCCGCATGCGTCCGGATGACGGGCGTGTGGTGACCAACTTCATCGCTCAGGGCCTGCGCGGCAAGCCGATGACCGTCTACGACGATGGCTCGCGGACCCGGAGCTTCTGCTACGTCAGCGACCTCGTCGAGGGGATGGTCCGGCTGCTGGAATCCGCCGAGGTCGAGCCGGTGAACCTCGGGAACCCGATCGAGATGACGGTGTTGGAGTTTGCCAAGAGGGTCCATCGCTTGACGGGCGGCAGATCGGAGATCGTCTTCGTTTCACCGAAAGACGAGCGGACCAAGGACGATCCACACATTCGTCAGCCGGATATTACCCGTGCCCGCCAAACGCTAAAATGGGAGCCGGAGGTGAGCTTGGACGAAGGTCTTCAACGCACCATCGACTACTTCCGCGGACTGCTCGGAACCGAGGCCCTATGA
- a CDS encoding UDP-glucose/GDP-mannose dehydrogenase family protein has product MKVCVVGTGYVGLVAGTCFAESGNDVVCVDIDAEKIARLHQGIVPIYEPGLEELIKRNLAEGRLSFSTDLSAAVRQSLICFIAVGTPQGNNGAADLGAVVRVAAEIATAMDGYRVIVNKSTVPVGTAERVRQVVASRTNHSFAVVSNPEFLKEGAAVEDFMRPDRVVIGSDSERAIELMKELYGPFVRTEQPILVMSAASAEMTKYAANAMLATRISLINEFANLCERVGADISDVRRGVGFDQRIGHYFLFPGVGYGGSCFPKDVKAVIRSAEENGLDFKLLRAVEEVNELQKRSLVEKVKAHFGEYLRGMRFALWGLAFKPRTDDMREAPAVSIIEALLAAGAEVHAHDPEALAEAQRIFGSRVQYHRVNYDALQDADALLVVTEWNEFRRPDFERMRQLMRRPVIFDGRNIYDPNQMRELGFVYYSVGRPPVRP; this is encoded by the coding sequence GTGAAAGTATGTGTCGTTGGCACGGGCTATGTAGGCCTCGTGGCGGGCACGTGTTTCGCCGAAAGCGGTAACGACGTCGTTTGCGTCGATATCGATGCCGAGAAGATTGCTCGCCTGCACCAGGGCATCGTTCCGATTTACGAACCCGGCCTCGAGGAACTGATCAAGCGCAACCTGGCGGAGGGGCGGCTTTCATTCAGCACCGACCTGAGCGCTGCCGTTCGCCAGTCGCTCATCTGCTTCATCGCCGTCGGCACACCGCAGGGGAACAACGGCGCTGCCGATCTGGGCGCGGTGGTCCGGGTGGCAGCCGAAATTGCCACGGCCATGGACGGTTATCGTGTGATCGTCAACAAGAGCACGGTGCCTGTGGGTACGGCCGAACGGGTGCGGCAGGTGGTGGCCTCGCGGACCAATCACAGCTTCGCGGTAGTCTCCAACCCGGAGTTCTTGAAGGAGGGTGCCGCCGTCGAGGACTTCATGAGGCCGGACCGGGTGGTCATCGGGAGCGACAGCGAACGGGCCATCGAGCTGATGAAGGAGTTGTACGGCCCATTCGTGCGCACCGAACAACCGATCCTGGTGATGTCGGCGGCCAGCGCTGAAATGACCAAGTATGCCGCCAACGCCATGCTGGCGACGCGTATCTCGCTCATAAATGAGTTCGCCAATCTGTGCGAGCGCGTGGGTGCGGATATCTCGGACGTCCGCCGGGGAGTCGGCTTCGATCAGCGCATCGGCCACTACTTCCTGTTCCCGGGGGTCGGCTACGGCGGGTCCTGTTTTCCCAAGGACGTGAAGGCCGTCATCCGCAGCGCCGAGGAGAACGGGCTCGACTTCAAGTTGCTGCGGGCCGTCGAAGAGGTCAACGAATTGCAGAAGCGCTCGCTGGTCGAGAAGGTCAAGGCCCACTTCGGGGAGTACCTGCGGGGCATGCGCTTCGCGTTGTGGGGCCTGGCGTTCAAGCCACGGACCGACGACATGCGTGAGGCACCGGCGGTCAGCATCATCGAAGCCCTGCTGGCGGCGGGGGCCGAGGTGCACGCGCACGATCCGGAGGCGCTCGCCGAGGCGCAACGGATTTTCGGCAGCCGCGTGCAGTATCACCGCGTCAACTACGATGCCCTCCAAGATGCGGATGCGTTGCTGGTGGTGACGGAGTGGAACGAGTTTCGTCGACCGGATTTCGAACGCATGCGCCAGTTGATGAGGCGGCCGGTGATCTTTGACGGCCGGAATATCTACGATCCGAACCAGATGCGGGAGCTCGGCTTCGTGTACTATTCGGTCGGGCGGCCGCCGGTGAGGCCGTGA